A genomic segment from Camarhynchus parvulus chromosome 7, STF_HiC, whole genome shotgun sequence encodes:
- the RALB gene encoding ras-related protein Ral-B: MAASKSKNQSSLALHKVIMVGSGGVGKSALTLQFMYDEFVEDYEPTKADSYRKKVVLDGEEVQIDILDTAGQEDYAAIRDNYFRSGEGFLLVFSITEHESFTATAEFREQILRVKAEEDKIPLLVVGNKSDLEERRQVPVEEARSKAEEWGVQYVETSAKTRANVDKVFFDLMREIRAKKMSENKDKNGKKSGKNKKSFKERCCLL, from the exons ATGGCTGCCAGCAAGAGCAAGAACCAGAGTTCCTTGGCCCTCCATAAAGTAATTATGGTTGGCAGTGGAGGTGTGGGTAAATCTGCCCTCACACTTCAGTTTATGTATGATGAG TTTGTAGAAGACTATGAACCTACCAAGGCTGACAGCTACAGAAAGAAAGTAGTTCTGGATGGTGAAGAAGTTCAGATAGACATTCtggacacagcaggacaggaggatTATGCAGCTATCAGAGATAACTATTTCCGCAGTGGGGAAGGgtttcttcttgtcttttcaATAACAGAGCATGAATCCTTCACAGCAACAGCAGAGTTTCG GGAACAGATCCTGCGTGTGAAGGCTGAAGAGGATAAAATCCCTTTGCTGGTAGTGGGGAACAAATCTGACCTGGAGGAGCGTAGACAAGTGCCTGTAGAAGAGGCTCGAAGTAAGGCAGAAGAATGGGGGGTGCAGTACGTAGAAACCTCTGCCAAAACTCGGGCGAATGTAGATAAG GTATTCTTTGATTTAATGAGAGAAAtaagagcaaagaaaatgtcagaaaacaaagacaagaaTGGCAAGAAAAGTGGCAAGAACAAGAAAAGCTTTAAAGAAAGATGTTGCTTACTGTGA